One segment of Primulina tabacum isolate GXHZ01 chromosome 6, ASM2559414v2, whole genome shotgun sequence DNA contains the following:
- the LOC142548239 gene encoding transcription repressor OFP7-like, whose amino-acid sequence MAKRFKLRICKAIATTLQSCRSKHPSDLPQDPVRSFSPANSKHPNRHHSPSAGGLSENTKALEKEIAVASYPEQFKWEKEEKWQVVANVCRESTPRQKMYNSSASCGDSEEELTFAKKKKRRAKRNKRNVPCRLRESTSSGDSMWFSCECGRGGGGGGGNEEIETLVSSSLTLSTDSSSEFNFYVPLNPIGKTQNSTITPPQYNRKLSEPTKHRVFNPAAPEDEIPARLSMFMKLTPCIIDGKIKESFAIVKRSKNPYEDFKNSMIDMIVEKQMFEHKDLEQLLQCFLSLNSRHYHGIIIQAFCEIWDAIFSAEVQKFSPVVVSD is encoded by the coding sequence ATGGCGAAACGATTCAAGCTTAGGATCTGCAAAGCAATCGCCACCACTTTGCAATCATGCCGTTCGAAACACCCTTCCGATCTCCCACAAGATCCTGTCCGTTCATTCTCCCCGGCCAACTCCAAACACCCAAACCGCCACCACAGCCCCTCCGCCGGTGGTTTATCTGAAAATACGAAAGCTTTGGAGAAAGAGATCGCGGTAGCGAGTTACCCGGAGCAGTTTAAGTGGGAGAAGGAAGAGAAATGGCAGGTGGTCGCTAACGTCTGCCGAGAATCCACACCGCGCCAGAAAATGTACAATTCATCCGCCTCCTGCGGCGACTCCGAAGAAGAACTTACGTTTgcgaagaagaagaaaagacGCGCGAAGAGGAACAAGAGGAACGTCCCCTGCAGGCTTCGCGAGAGCACCTCTTCAGGTGATAGTATGTGGTTCAGCTGCGAATGCGGCCGAggaggcggcggcggcggcgggaACGAGGAAATAGAAACTCTCGTCTCCTCCTCCTTAACTCTGTCCACCGACTCTTCCTCAGAATTCAACTTCTATGTCCCATTAAATCCCATCGGGAAGACCCAAAACTCAACTATAACTCCGCCTCAGTACAACAGGAAACTCTCCGAACCTACTAAACATCGGGTCTTCAACCCGGCGGCACCAGAGGATGAGATTCCGGCAAGGCTGTCCATGTTCATGAAGCTAACACCATGCATCATCGACGGAAAAATCAAGGAAAGTTTCGCGATCGTGAAGAGGTCGAAGAATCCATACGAGGATTTCAAGAATTCAATGATAGACATGATAGTGGAAAAGCAGATGTTCGAGCACAAAGATTTGGAGCAGCTGTTGCAGTGTTTCCTGTCGCTGAATTCCCGACATTACCATGGAATCATCATTCAAGCTTTTTGTGAAATCTGGGATGCCATTTTCTCTGCAGAGGTTCAAAAGTTTTCGCCGGTGGTCGTCTCCGACTAG
- the LOC142548240 gene encoding uncharacterized protein LOC142548240: MNWVQRKIYLYNVTFGLYMLDWWERLLFNAVLLVLMWFVCQNGAHHISEIYRSYRKALPVAGASNLIII; this comes from the exons ATGAATTGGGTTCAGCGCAAAATCTACCTCTACAATGTTACCTTCGGACTCTATATGCTCGATTGGTGGGAGCGTTTACTCTTCA ATGCAGTGTTGCTTGTGTTAATGTGGTTTGTTTGCCAAAACGGGGCTCATCATATATCAGAGATTTACAGAAG CTATCGCAAGGCATTACCAGTCGCAGGAGCCTCAAATCTGATAATAATTTGA
- the LOC142549601 gene encoding zinc finger protein ENHYDROUS-like, producing the protein MNDSTVSVDSSSGNRTAAPPKPGAKKRNLPGMPDPDAEVIALSPKTLLATNRFVCEICSKGFQRDQNLQLHRRGHNLPWKLKQRSGKEIKKKVYVCPEPSCVHHDPTRALGDLTGIKKHYCRKHGEKKWKCDKCSKKYAVQSDWKAHLKICGTREYKCDCGTLFSRRDSFITHRAFCDALAEESTKVQGVAASPCADEDPKVNVLAPTAPQQPQPQPPPPPPPPPLPPPPPPPPAALQAPAQTRVSTDVTASVLTVQTPDLLESTSPNPTITPIFEETLPLVNLTTNCSSGGSSGSSSNGSSSSKVFASLFASSTSTASLQSQTTGFTDLFRAISHPDHVPGIAQPSSSEPVSLCLAMNQGSSIFGTAGQERRQYAPAPQPAMSATALLQKAAQMGATASNASLLRGLGIVSSSTPHTGSQEWSGQLIDPDGASLTAGLGLGLACDGSSGLKELMLGAPSVFGPKHPTLDLLGLGVAANGGSSGGLSVLMTSINGGLDVTGSAPPFYGGEYGDEDIGRRS; encoded by the exons ATGAATGATTCAACGGTGTCCGTTGACTCCTCTTCGGGAAACCGAACTGCCGCCCCTCCAAAACCAGGTGCTAAGAAGCGGAACCTGCCTGGAATGCCAG ACCCTGATGCGGAGGTGATTGCTTTATCCCCAAAGACTTTGTTGGCAACGAACCGATTCGTTTGCGAAATTTGCAGCAAAGGTTTTCAGAGAGACCAGAATTTACAGCTTCATCGGAGGGGTCATAATTTGCCATGGAAGCTTAAGCAAAGGTCGGgtaaagaaatcaagaaaaaggtTTACGTTTGCCCCGAACCGAGCTGCGTCCATCACGACCCCACACGGGCCTTGGGCGATTTGACAGGAATCAAGAAGCATTACTGCAGAAAACATGGGGAGAAGAAGTGGAAATGCGACAAGTGCTCCAAGAAATATGCTGTTCAGTCTGATTGGAAGGCGCATTTGAAGATTTGTGGAACAAGGGAGTATAAATGTGATTGTGGAACTTTGTTTTCGAG GAGGGATAGTTTTATTACACACAGGGCCTTTTGTGATGCATTAGCAGAGGAAAGTACAAAGGTGCAGGGGGTGGCTGCGTCTCCATGTGCTGATGAAGATCCCAAAGTTAATGTTCTTGCACCAACAGCACCTCAGCAGCCACAGCCAcagccgccgccgccgccaccgccaccaccactaccaccaccaccaccaccaccgccgGCAGCACTACAGGCCCCAGCACAAACACGCGTTTCCACTGATGTAACGGCTTCTGTTTTAACTGTTCAAACACCAG ATTTGCTAGAAAGCACTAGCCCAAATCCCACTATCACTCCCATTTTCGAGGAGACGCTGCCCTTGGTCAACTTGACAACAAATTGCAGCAGCGGTGGCAGCAGCGGCTCCAGTAGCAATGGAAGTTCAAGCAGTAAAGTCTTTGCCAGCCTGTTTGCTTCTTCGACATCAACAGCAAGTTTGCAATCTCAAACAACCGGATTTACGGACTTATTCCGAGCAATTTCTCATCCGGACCACGTTCCAGGCATCGCGCAACCTTCATCTTCCGAACCCGTATCACTGTGTCTCGCAATGAATCAAGGTTCATCAATCTTCGGAACGGCAGGGCAAGAGCGGAGGCAGTATGCTCCTGCCCCTCAGCCAGCTATGTCTGCCACAGCATTGCTTCAGAAGGCTGCTCAGATGGGTGCCACTGCATCAAATGCCTCATTATTAAGAGGCCTCGGGATAGTGTCTTCCTCCACACCCCATACTGGTTCACAAGAATGGAGCGGGCAGCTAATCGACCCCGATGGGGCATCATTAACTGCTGGCCTTGGCCTTGGACTGGCCTGTGATGGCAGTTCAGGTTTGAAGGAACTCATGTTGGGTGCTCCATCGGTTTTTGGTCCTAAGCATCCTACACTCGACCTACTCGGGCTAGGAGTGGCCGCAAATGGCGGCTCAAGCGGCGGGCTATCGGTCCTAATGACGTCCATCAACGGCGGGCTTGATGTTACCGGCTCAGCTCCACCGTTTTATGGTGGAGAATATGGTGACGAAGATATCGGAAGAAGGTCATGA
- the LOC142549602 gene encoding LOW QUALITY PROTEIN: vicilin-like seed storage protein At4g36700 (The sequence of the model RefSeq protein was modified relative to this genomic sequence to represent the inferred CDS: deleted 1 base in 1 codon) yields MFKRSMSLSGSILLLFLVVSPIFSGICNAYAHAHADNRGSKEEGGGGWGSGPLVKREERRSLVSTEYGEISDVRIRDDVNGGSYLLQFFTLEPNSLFLPVILHADMVFYVHSGRGQLSWTEEDNLKGTHIKQGDIYRLEQGSVFFVNSSKETDQAEPQKLGIHAIFANSDEDLREPATGPYSSIRDMILGFDKRVLQETFQVSDEVIEELLSGTKPPAIVPADKQSALEKTSWDIEDRYVTSLLSGRSYNIFESNKKKKRKESAKLFNFLEEEKDFENCNGWSTTVTRKKKSALKGSNFGLFMVNLTEGSMMSPHWNPMATEIAIALHGQGMIRVVCSSLKDDTECQKMRFKVDEGDVFSVPRFHSMAQMAFNNDTFVFVGFSTSTKKNHPQFLAGKASILRVLDKDVLAASFNSTKETINQLVASEDESVILKCTSCAEEEFWKMGEGEKEKEEEEGRKREDEEERQREQKEQEEEREREEEEEREKSPAAAEVAELQVVKHRQIPKITGEREF; encoded by the exons ATGTTCAAGAGAAGCATGAGTCTCTCCGGCAGCATCCTGCTGCTCTTTCTTGTGGTTTCGCCTATATTTTCAGGGATCTGTAATGCGTATGCGCATGCGCATGCAGATAACAGAGGTTCGAAAGAAGAAGGCGGTGGTGGCTGGGGCTCAGGGCCTCTGGTGAAGAGGGAGGAGCGGAGATCGCTGGTTTCGACGGAGTATGGAGAGATATCGGACGTGAGGATTAGGGATGATGTCAATGGAGGATCCTATCTTCTTCAGTTCTTCACTTTGGAGCCCAATTCGCTCTTCCTCCCCGTTATTCTGCATGCAGATATGGTTTTCTATGTCCACTCAG GACGTGGCCAGTTGAGCTGGACGGAGGAAGATAATCTCAAGGGTACCCATATAAAGCAAGGAGATATCTACAGACTGGAACAAGGATCCGTTTTCTTCGTGAATAGCAGCAAGGAGACAGATCAAGCCGAGCCACAAAAACTTGGGATCCATGCCATTTTCGCTAATTCAGATGAGGACCTTCGT GAACCAGCAACTGGACCATATTCTAGTATCCGAGACATGATTCTTGGATTCGACAAGAGAGTTTTGCAGGAAACTTTCCAG GTTTCTGATGAAGTGATAGAAGAGCTATTAAGTGGAACAAAACCACCAGCAATTGTACCTGCCGATAAGCAATCGGCCTTGGAGAAAACTTCGTGGGATATTGAGGATCGATACGTAACAAGCCTTCTTTCCGGCAGAAGCTATAACATATTTGAATcgaacaagaagaagaaaaggAAGGAGAGTGCAAAGTTGTTCAATTTCTTGGAAGAGGAGAaagatttcgaaaattgcaacgGCTGGAGCACAACTGTAACTAGGAAGAAGAAGTCTGCACTCAAGGGTTCCAACTTCGGTTTATTCATGGTGAACTTGACGGAA GGATCGATGATGAGCCCACATTGGAATCCGATGGCCACTGAAATTGCTATAGCATTGCATGGGCAAGGGATGATCCGGGTGGTGTGTTCGAGCCTTAAAGATGATACAGAGTGTCAAAAAATGAGGTTTAAGGTCGATGAAGGTGATGTGTTTTCCGTTCCAAGATTCCATTCGATGGCTCAAATGGCTTTCAACAACGATACATTCGTTTTTGTCGGATTTAGCACTTCAACAAAGAAGAACCATCCTCAGTTTTTGGCAGGAAAAGCTTCCATCCTCCGAGTTTTGGACAAAGACGTTCTTGCAGCATCATTCAACAGCACAAAAGAGACTATCAACCAGTTAGTGGCTTCCGAAGATGAGTCTGTAATCTTGAAATGTACCTCTTGTGCCGAGGAAGAATTCTGGAAAATGGGAGAAGGGGAAAAGGAGAAGGAAGAAGAAGAGGGGAGGAAAcgagaagatgaagaagaaagACAAAGAGAGCAGaaagaacaagaagaagaaaggGAAAGGGAA GAGGAGGAGGAGAGGGAGAAGAGCCCGGCAGCGGCAGAGGTGGCGGAGCTCCAGGTGGTGAAACACCGTCAGATCCCGAAAATCACTGGGGAAAGGGAGTTTTGA
- the LOC142549603 gene encoding scarecrow-like protein 15 gives MKVPFTANDQNNSKPIERNVNRNPATGCSPYEPKSVLELRGSPSPVTDQKPTPNSHTDNIVGSVCGHDSLQLEDQDHVLINQNLEDWDSLMRELGLHDDSTAPVSKPIIHSETENAGINQDQYSTLSEFSTVSSFDSTQFVPADFGLLSDVSTYTTVCLDQSAGDFNCGNWNVGFDYVDELIRLAECFETNSFQLGQVILARLNQRLRSPTGKPLQRASFYFKEALQSLLTGSNPINRPASSSEIVQTIKAQKIFASISPITMFSSFTANQAVLDALEGSVRVHVIDFDIGLGGHWASFMKELSEKADSRKGGLPILRISALVPDEYAMESRLIRDNLAQFARELNIRFEIEFILIRTFEYLSLKSIKFMDGEKVAVLLSPAIFRHAGSGFLNDLRRVSPQVVVHVDIEGPMCFGSSSYRQTLIDGLEFYSSLLESLEAANFDGGGDYMQRIETFVLFPKILEVVETSGRRVTPAREALVAAGLRQVGLSQFAEFQAKCLLRKVEVRGFHVAKRQAEMLLCWHEKPLVATSAWRY, from the coding sequence ATGAAAGTCCCCTTTACTGCCAACGATCAAAATAATTCCAAACCAATAGAACGTAACGTCAATAGGAACCCGGCCACCGGCTGCTCCCCATACGAGCCCAAGTCGGTTCTTGAACTCCGAGGGAGTCCGAGCCCCGTTACAGATCAAAAGCCCACTCCCAATTCCCACACTGATAACATAGTTGGCTCTGTTTGTGGTCACGACTCTCTTCAGCTGGAAGATCAAGATCATGTTCTGATCAATCAAAACTTGGAGGATTGGGATTCTTTGATGAGAGAATTGGGCTTGCATGACGATTCCACTGCCCCCGTTTCAAAACCAATAATTCATTCTGAAACTGAAAACGCTGGGATTAATCAAGATCAATACTCAACTCTGTCTGAATTTTCAACTGTTTCCTCGTTTGATTCAACCCAGTTTGTGCCAGCTGATTTCGGGCTTCTCTCAGATGTATCGACGTACACTACTGTGTGTTTGGATCAATCTGCCGGTGATTTTAACTGCGGCAACTGGAACGTGGGGTTCGATTACGTCGATGAGTTGATTCGACTTGCTGAGTGCTTCGAGACAAACTCGTTTCAACTCGGGCAGGTGATACTAGCGCGGCTCAATCAACGCTTGAGGTCTCCTACTGGCAAGCCTCTCCAGAGAGCTTCTTTCTATTTCAAAGAAGCCCTTCAATCGCTACTCACCGGATCGAATCCGATTAATCGTCCCGCAAGCTCTTCGGAGATAGTTCAAACGATCAAAGCTCAAAAAATCTTCGCCAGCATCTCTCCAATCACCATGTTTTCAAGCTTCACGGCTAATCAAGCTGTGCTCGACGCTTTAGAAGGCTCCGTTCGAGTCCACGTCATCGACTTCGACATCGGGCTGGGTGGACACTGGGCTTCCTTCATGAAAGAACTGTCGGAGAAGGCAGACTCGCGTAAAGGCGGGCTGCCTATTCTTCGAATTTCGGCTCTTGTTCCTGATGAGTACGCCATGGAATCAAGATTGATCAGAGATAATTTAGCTCAGTTTGCACGAGAGCTTAACATAAGGTTCGAGATTGAGTTTATTTTAATACGAACTTTTGAATATTTATCATTAAAATCCATCAAATTCATGGACGGTGAGAAAGTCGCGGTTCTCTTATCCCCGGCGATATTCCGGCACGCCGGGTCAGGATTTCTGAACGATCTCCGGCGAGTCTCACCTCAAGTAGTGGTGCATGTCGACATCGAAGGGCCAATGTGTTTCGGGTCGTCGTCGTATAGGCAGACGTTAATCGACGGGCTGGAGTTTTACTCCTCGCTGTTGGAATCCTTGGAAGCTGCTAACTTCGACGGCGGCGGGGATTATATGCAGCGCATAGAGACGTTCGTGCTGTTCCCCAAGATACTTGAAGTTGTGGAGACATCCGGGCGGCGCGTGACTCCTGCGAGGGAAGCGCTGGTGGCGGCTGGGCTAAGGCAAGTGGGGCTGAGCCAATTCGCTGAGTTTCAGGCGAAGTGTTTACTACGGAAAGTGGAAGTTCGAGGATTCCACGTGGCAAAGAGACAGGCGGAGATGCTGCTTTGCTGGCATGAAAAGCCACTGGTTGCCACGTCAGCATGGAGGTATTAG